In one Zobellia galactanivorans genomic region, the following are encoded:
- a CDS encoding cell surface protein, which produces MKDCYENKLPIQQLISFDKLLRQYDVMAESDDMATAKKAKRILKLADPYPELRDGFSDVSLLKKHKEVINVILQDIFPEVLTNNEIKTASLPYSDVIFNSSQRFRNILKDAGGENFRPQMRNLPEDQMYIVASTVILNFHYGFSFDFKRPFFYDIPDKHGVMRHYRILYNADFIEILPTDKSKNLTQEDVDELLDNFDNIELWKEKIPPHSFVAKGFVVSNMFDVTAEHSISEIKSGLIANDKRNGGNFMGNLQETFRSFFNVPNIKVGFVEYNPKDNRFERVFVNGMQSFLLGDDEVLPCTSALCKNSYHKLLEENSYFAISDVDRHYKRSEEIMLYKGLKEKGIKSAILAPIAENGNLLGVLELVAYEPNVLNSVNANKLEDVMPFIVSAVLRSKNEESNLIDAVIQNECTSVHDSVYWRFEEEAKRFIKDNIEGRQPTFKEIVFKDVYPLYGQIDIKDSSHARNVAIQRDLMIQLSTINEVLESAWQKRKLPIYEELMFRVNNHIDSIKETLHTNSEQAIFNFVMEEINPVFAHLKQSDEALGNLILSYESSIDMGTDSYYDHRRNYDESVTRINMRLASLIDKKQKAAQAMFPHYFERYKTDGVEHNIYIGKEIVDDREFDMIYLNNLRLWQLQVMCEMENAHYALKPKLPVPLDVASLILVYSTSLSIRFRMDEKRFDVDGTYNARYEIIKKRIDKSYIKGTNERLTQAGKMVIVYSQKKDELEYLRYIKFLRSKGYFTGKVEIVELEGLQGVSGMKAIRADILYKNGQKDHEKTYTYEDLMNELKA; this is translated from the coding sequence ATGAAAGACTGTTACGAAAATAAATTGCCTATTCAGCAGCTCATTAGTTTTGATAAACTTTTGCGGCAGTACGATGTTATGGCTGAAAGTGACGATATGGCAACGGCCAAAAAGGCAAAGCGTATCTTGAAACTGGCTGATCCCTACCCCGAGTTACGCGACGGGTTTAGCGATGTTTCCTTGCTCAAAAAGCACAAAGAGGTCATTAATGTTATTTTGCAGGATATCTTTCCCGAGGTCTTGACCAATAATGAGATCAAGACGGCTTCTTTACCTTATAGCGATGTGATTTTTAATTCATCGCAGCGGTTTAGGAATATATTGAAAGATGCCGGGGGCGAAAATTTCAGGCCACAGATGCGGAACCTGCCCGAAGACCAGATGTATATTGTGGCCTCAACGGTAATTCTTAATTTTCATTACGGCTTCAGTTTTGACTTCAAAAGGCCCTTCTTTTACGATATTCCCGATAAGCATGGGGTAATGCGGCATTATAGGATTTTGTACAACGCCGATTTTATTGAAATTTTACCTACGGATAAGTCCAAGAACCTTACGCAGGAAGATGTAGACGAGCTACTTGATAATTTTGACAATATTGAGCTTTGGAAGGAAAAAATCCCACCCCATAGTTTTGTCGCAAAGGGTTTCGTTGTTTCCAATATGTTCGATGTTACCGCCGAGCATTCGATTTCTGAAATAAAGTCGGGCTTGATTGCCAACGACAAACGGAACGGTGGAAACTTCATGGGCAATTTACAGGAGACCTTTAGGTCTTTCTTTAATGTTCCCAATATCAAGGTGGGCTTTGTTGAGTATAATCCTAAAGATAATCGCTTTGAAAGGGTTTTTGTCAATGGAATGCAGAGTTTTCTCTTAGGGGATGACGAGGTCTTGCCTTGTACCAGTGCCCTATGTAAAAATTCCTACCATAAGCTGCTAGAGGAAAACAGTTATTTTGCCATATCCGATGTGGATCGGCATTATAAGCGTTCGGAAGAGATAATGCTCTATAAAGGGCTCAAGGAGAAAGGAATTAAAAGTGCCATTTTAGCGCCTATAGCGGAAAATGGCAATCTTTTGGGGGTTTTGGAACTCGTGGCCTATGAGCCTAACGTACTCAATAGTGTAAATGCCAATAAGTTGGAAGATGTAATGCCTTTTATCGTATCGGCGGTACTTCGCTCCAAAAACGAGGAAAGCAACTTGATCGATGCCGTGATTCAGAATGAATGTACTTCTGTTCACGATTCGGTATACTGGCGTTTTGAAGAAGAGGCCAAGCGTTTTATAAAAGATAATATAGAAGGGCGACAACCTACGTTTAAGGAAATCGTCTTTAAAGATGTATATCCGCTATACGGACAAATTGATATTAAAGATTCATCGCATGCACGTAACGTGGCCATTCAGCGCGATCTGATGATCCAACTCTCTACCATAAACGAGGTATTGGAGTCTGCTTGGCAAAAACGAAAGCTGCCTATTTACGAAGAGCTGATGTTTAGGGTGAACAACCACATCGACAGTATTAAGGAAACCCTTCATACCAATAGTGAACAGGCGATCTTTAATTTCGTTATGGAAGAGATCAATCCCGTATTCGCCCATTTGAAGCAGTCCGATGAGGCCTTGGGGAATTTGATTCTAAGCTATGAATCTTCGATAGACATGGGTACCGATTCATACTATGATCATCGTCGTAATTACGATGAAAGTGTTACGCGGATCAATATGCGCCTAGCCTCCTTGATCGATAAAAAGCAAAAAGCCGCCCAAGCCATGTTTCCTCATTATTTTGAGCGTTACAAGACCGATGGTGTAGAGCATAATATCTATATCGGTAAGGAAATTGTAGACGATCGAGAGTTTGATATGATCTATTTGAACAACCTTCGGTTATGGCAGTTACAGGTAATGTGCGAGATGGAAAATGCACACTATGCCTTAAAGCCGAAGCTTCCGGTGCCCTTGGATGTGGCTTCGCTGATTTTGGTGTACAGTACTTCATTATCTATCCGTTTTCGAATGGACGAAAAGCGATTTGATGTAGATGGCACCTATAACGCACGCTACGAAATTATCAAGAAGCGTATCGATAAATCCTATATAAAAGGAACCAACGAACGTTTGACCCAAGCCGGTAAGATGGTCATTGTGTATTCGCAGAAAAAAGATGAGCTAGAATATTTGCGCTATATCAAGTTTTTGCGTTCTAAGGGCTATTTTACGGGAAAGGTTGAAATCGTTGAATTGGAAGGACTTCAGGGAGTCAGTGGAATGAAGGCCATACGCGCCGATATCCTCTACAAGAATGGGCAGAAAGACCATGAAAAGACCTATACCTACGAAGACCTTATGAACGAGTTGAAGGCCTAG
- a CDS encoding metallophosphoesterase gives MNSLLLGKHFALIVLIALFTGCATYKTKYADVSGAHDVSSDKKVAHTFYLIGDAGLSPMNDMNDALKVFKKSLDNADENSTALFLGDNIYPAGMPDPKDSTEAYLKAKNDLDAQLKTLENFKGKPIFIPGNHDWYTEGLVGLEREQKYIQEKLDSKEVFFPEDGCPIETIEINDDVAVIAIDTEWYLTNWNKRPDINDKCDIKTRDKFWLELEDEIKDNRQRTTIIAMHHPMFSYGTHGGYYPLRNHFYPKGNIGPLPILGTLINVLRRTTGASIEDMQNKRYTELRKRLLTLAQYSEKVILASGHEHTMQYIVEENTPQIVSGSGAKIGATRLLNGSRFSTGHRGFAALEVYTDGSSRVRYFGVAPNDEKEFLFTTEVLPPDRTFSEEKYPEKFPATVEASVYSPEEVERSGFFKFLWGDRYRKYYATKVKAPTVNLDTLMGGLVPVHKGGGHQSKSLRLRDKDGKEFVMRALRKDAELYLQAMAFQEQYVMGDFENTYTEKFLLDFYTGSHPYGPFTTGVLSDAVGLFHTNPVLYYVPKQPALKEYNQSFGNELYMIEEHAGDGHGDLESFGHSEELKSTDSMLEDLRDDEKYSVDSQLYLRARLFDMVTGDWDRHLDQWRWAEFKDEENDKVVYKPVPRDRDMVYSKHGDGFFMNLATRIIPALRLMEGFNEDIRNVKGFNSSPKTYVLDMALLTETTSQEWQEQAQFIRENLTEEVIDRAFAYFPEEVRDETVAEIKRILLARAAKIEETAEIYYGVLNKYAVVSGTDKDDWFEVNVLNGKETQVKVYRNIKGKKDKLFFEKVFQRDVTKEIWVYGLDDDDIFEVNGDVPSAIKVRLIGGQNNDTYIVNEGRNIAIYDYKSKKNTVESKSGAKVKLTDDYNTNNYLPLQIRNSVNQIIPTIGYNPDDGVKIGISDTYTFNGFRQNPFSQRHKLDASFYFATSGVELGYSGEFAHIFENWNLLLNARFTSPNFAINFFDFGNSTENFDDDLGMDYNRVRLQTLKFAPALVWRGQLGGKFRAGVSYESIEVEETDNRFINTYYQANGEETANKFVGVDAEYSYANTDNEAFPTMGMSTSLVAGYKRSVDNGNTFGYVVPSLGFDYKLIPSGRLVLATKWKAHFNIGDDYEFYQAASIGGVDGLRGFRNQRFTGKKAYYQNTDIRYSLRKIKTQLLPLSMGLYGGFDYGRVWLPKENSKDWHTSYGGGFFLNGADIVTARLALFNSDDGLRFSFGVGFGF, from the coding sequence ATGAATAGTCTCCTATTGGGCAAACATTTTGCTCTAATAGTCTTAATCGCCTTATTCACGGGCTGTGCCACATATAAGACGAAATACGCCGATGTATCCGGTGCGCACGATGTGTCTTCCGATAAAAAGGTGGCCCATACGTTCTATCTGATCGGCGATGCCGGTCTTTCCCCTATGAACGATATGAACGATGCCTTGAAGGTTTTTAAAAAAAGCCTCGACAATGCCGATGAGAATAGTACGGCCTTATTTTTGGGCGATAATATATATCCGGCAGGCATGCCCGACCCCAAAGATTCCACGGAAGCTTACTTAAAGGCGAAGAATGATTTGGATGCCCAATTAAAGACGCTCGAAAACTTTAAGGGAAAGCCGATTTTTATTCCGGGAAACCACGATTGGTATACCGAGGGCCTTGTAGGCCTTGAACGCGAACAAAAATATATTCAGGAAAAACTCGATAGCAAAGAGGTTTTTTTTCCTGAGGATGGATGCCCGATAGAGACCATTGAAATCAATGATGATGTTGCGGTTATCGCCATTGATACGGAGTGGTACTTGACCAATTGGAACAAAAGGCCCGATATCAACGATAAATGTGATATTAAAACGCGTGACAAGTTTTGGTTGGAACTAGAGGATGAAATTAAGGACAATCGTCAACGTACCACCATTATAGCCATGCATCACCCGATGTTCAGCTACGGTACCCATGGCGGGTATTACCCTTTACGAAATCATTTTTATCCCAAAGGAAACATTGGTCCTTTGCCTATTTTGGGCACCCTTATCAACGTCTTGAGAAGAACTACGGGAGCTTCTATCGAAGATATGCAGAACAAGCGCTATACCGAGTTGCGAAAACGTTTATTGACCTTGGCGCAGTATTCCGAGAAGGTGATCTTAGCTTCAGGGCACGAGCATACAATGCAATATATAGTAGAAGAGAACACTCCGCAGATTGTAAGCGGTTCGGGCGCGAAAATAGGGGCTACCCGCTTGTTGAACGGAAGCCGGTTTTCTACGGGGCACCGGGGTTTTGCCGCTTTGGAAGTGTATACCGATGGTTCTTCGCGTGTGCGGTATTTTGGCGTGGCACCTAATGATGAAAAGGAATTTTTGTTCACAACGGAAGTGCTGCCCCCGGATCGAACGTTCTCAGAAGAAAAATACCCCGAAAAATTTCCGGCTACCGTTGAAGCTTCGGTATATTCACCGGAAGAGGTAGAGCGAAGCGGTTTTTTTAAGTTCCTATGGGGCGACCGTTACCGTAAATACTACGCTACCAAAGTAAAGGCTCCCACCGTAAACCTAGATACGCTTATGGGCGGACTTGTACCGGTACACAAAGGGGGAGGACATCAATCAAAATCGTTGCGGTTAAGGGATAAGGACGGTAAGGAGTTTGTTATGCGGGCCCTGCGCAAAGATGCGGAGCTTTATCTGCAGGCGATGGCCTTTCAGGAGCAATACGTGATGGGCGATTTTGAAAATACCTATACCGAAAAGTTCCTTTTGGATTTTTATACGGGTTCACATCCTTATGGACCTTTTACCACAGGGGTATTGTCTGATGCGGTGGGGCTGTTCCATACCAATCCGGTCTTGTATTATGTACCCAAACAACCGGCCTTGAAAGAATACAACCAATCCTTCGGCAACGAACTCTATATGATCGAGGAGCATGCCGGGGACGGTCATGGCGACTTAGAGAGCTTTGGCCACTCCGAGGAACTCAAGAGCACGGATAGCATGCTCGAAGACCTGCGCGACGACGAGAAATACTCCGTAGACTCACAGCTATATCTAAGGGCACGGCTTTTCGATATGGTTACGGGAGACTGGGACCGTCATTTGGATCAATGGAGATGGGCCGAATTTAAAGATGAGGAAAATGATAAGGTCGTCTACAAACCGGTACCTAGGGACCGTGATATGGTCTATTCGAAACATGGCGATGGCTTTTTTATGAACTTGGCCACGAGAATCATACCTGCCCTACGTTTAATGGAAGGCTTTAATGAAGACATACGAAACGTAAAGGGGTTTAATTCTTCGCCAAAAACCTATGTGCTCGATATGGCCCTTTTAACGGAAACGACCTCTCAAGAATGGCAAGAACAGGCGCAATTTATACGAGAGAACCTTACCGAAGAGGTTATTGACAGGGCATTTGCCTATTTTCCCGAAGAGGTAAGGGATGAAACGGTTGCCGAAATCAAGCGTATATTGTTGGCCAGGGCGGCCAAGATCGAAGAGACCGCGGAAATCTATTATGGAGTATTGAATAAATACGCGGTAGTTTCTGGGACGGATAAAGACGACTGGTTTGAGGTGAATGTCCTTAACGGGAAGGAAACCCAAGTAAAGGTATACCGTAATATCAAAGGGAAGAAAGACAAACTATTCTTTGAAAAGGTATTTCAAAGGGACGTCACCAAGGAAATTTGGGTCTACGGCTTAGACGACGACGATATTTTTGAAGTGAACGGCGATGTACCCAGTGCGATTAAGGTTCGATTGATAGGCGGGCAGAACAATGATACTTATATCGTGAACGAAGGACGCAACATTGCGATCTACGACTATAAATCGAAAAAAAATACGGTTGAGTCGAAAAGTGGGGCCAAAGTGAAGCTGACCGATGATTACAACACCAATAATTACTTGCCCTTACAAATTCGCAATTCGGTTAATCAAATTATCCCGACTATCGGTTATAATCCTGATGATGGGGTTAAGATCGGGATAAGCGATACGTATACCTTTAACGGTTTTAGGCAGAATCCGTTTTCGCAACGGCATAAGCTAGATGCTTCTTTTTACTTTGCCACAAGCGGGGTGGAATTGGGGTACAGCGGTGAATTTGCCCATATTTTTGAAAATTGGAACCTGCTATTGAACGCACGCTTTACGAGCCCGAATTTTGCGATCAATTTTTTTGATTTTGGAAACAGCACCGAGAATTTTGACGATGATTTGGGAATGGACTACAACCGGGTACGCCTTCAGACCTTAAAGTTCGCACCTGCCTTGGTTTGGCGTGGCCAGTTGGGTGGAAAGTTCAGGGCGGGCGTGTCGTATGAGTCTATAGAGGTAGAGGAGACCGATAATAGGTTTATCAATACGTATTACCAAGCGAACGGAGAGGAGACCGCGAATAAATTCGTTGGTGTAGATGCCGAGTATTCATATGCCAATACCGACAACGAGGCATTCCCTACCATGGGTATGTCGACATCGTTGGTGGCCGGTTATAAGCGTAGTGTCGATAATGGGAATACGTTTGGGTATGTAGTGCCCAGCCTAGGCTTCGATTATAAATTAATACCTAGCGGTAGATTGGTCTTGGCCACGAAATGGAAGGCGCATTTTAATATTGGAGATGATTATGAGTTTTATCAAGCGGCCAGTATAGGTGGTGTAGATGGATTGCGAGGTTTCAGAAACCAGCGTTTTACCGGTAAAAAAGCCTACTACCAAAATACCGATATCCGTTATAGCCTCAGAAAAATAAAAACTCAGTTACTACCCTTGTCAATGGGGCTCTATGGAGGTTTTGACTACGGAAGGGTATGGTTGCCCAAAGAAAATTCCAAAGATTGGCATACCTCCTATGGAGGCGGTTTTTTCCTGAACGGTGCTGACATCGTAACGGCACGTTTGGCACTGTTCAACAGTGATGACGGATTGCGCTTTTCCTTTGGGGTAGGTTTTGGTTTCTGA
- a CDS encoding phosphatase PAP2 family protein, whose translation MKKILIALISFAFAVSCKAPQKEEPINITPEELDASIDRVTEIMIHDIFSPPVASRIFAYPNVAAYEIVAATNDNYNSLAGQLNGLTAIPEPDTTKTINYELAAVVAHMELSKRLIFSEDRMESLRDSLYMVWEGKNPVLFSDSKAYGLQVADHIGEWMNKDNYAQTRTMPKFTVDADDPGRWQPTPPAYMDGIEPHWNKIRPFVLDSAAQFKPVPPPAYSLEEDSAFYKELKEVYDVRNKITEEGDSSEEIQIARFWDCNPYVSVTRGHLMFATKKITPGAHWMGIAKIAARKTNSDFAKTLFAYTKASVAMADAFISCWDEKYRSNLIRPETVINQHIDDSWKPVLQTPPFPEYTSGHSVVSGAASVVLTEVFGDNFSFDDDTEVPYGLPIRSFKSFKQAADEAAISRMYGGIHYRAAIEVGVKQGRDLGTFVVNKLHMLSDKKVAQN comes from the coding sequence ATGAAGAAGATTCTTATCGCACTAATATCGTTTGCTTTTGCGGTTTCGTGCAAAGCTCCACAAAAAGAAGAACCTATTAACATTACCCCCGAAGAGCTTGACGCTTCAATAGACAGGGTGACGGAAATTATGATCCACGATATCTTTTCCCCTCCCGTTGCGAGTAGGATCTTTGCCTATCCCAACGTTGCCGCCTACGAAATTGTAGCCGCCACCAATGACAACTACAACTCCTTGGCCGGCCAATTGAACGGGCTGACCGCCATACCGGAACCCGATACCACTAAGACCATCAACTACGAGCTTGCAGCCGTCGTCGCCCATATGGAGCTTAGCAAAAGGTTGATTTTCTCAGAAGACCGAATGGAATCCCTGCGCGATAGCCTATACATGGTTTGGGAAGGGAAAAATCCTGTTCTATTCTCCGATTCCAAAGCCTACGGCCTACAAGTGGCCGACCATATAGGCGAATGGATGAACAAGGACAATTACGCCCAAACCCGCACCATGCCGAAATTTACGGTAGATGCGGACGACCCCGGCCGCTGGCAACCCACCCCACCTGCCTACATGGACGGTATTGAACCCCACTGGAATAAAATCAGGCCATTTGTATTGGATTCGGCAGCACAGTTCAAGCCCGTTCCACCTCCGGCATATTCCCTTGAAGAAGACTCCGCGTTTTATAAAGAATTAAAAGAAGTCTATGACGTAAGGAACAAAATCACCGAGGAAGGCGATAGTTCCGAAGAAATTCAGATTGCCCGCTTTTGGGATTGTAACCCTTATGTATCGGTTACCCGTGGCCACTTGATGTTCGCCACCAAGAAAATAACCCCAGGTGCGCATTGGATGGGAATTGCCAAAATTGCCGCACGTAAAACCAACAGTGATTTTGCCAAAACCCTTTTCGCCTATACCAAGGCCTCGGTAGCCATGGCGGATGCCTTTATCAGTTGTTGGGACGAAAAGTACAGAAGCAACCTCATCCGTCCGGAAACCGTAATCAACCAACATATAGACGACAGCTGGAAACCAGTGCTACAAACCCCTCCGTTTCCAGAGTACACCAGCGGACATAGTGTAGTCTCAGGGGCGGCATCGGTTGTACTGACCGAGGTCTTTGGTGACAATTTCTCCTTTGACGACGATACGGAAGTACCTTACGGCCTACCTATCCGAAGCTTTAAATCCTTTAAGCAAGCTGCCGACGAAGCAGCGATCAGTCGCATGTACGGAGGCATACACTACCGTGCAGCTATTGAAGTAGGGGTAAAACAAGGCAGGGACCTAGGTACCTTTGTCGTAAACAAACTACATATGCTATCCGATAAGAAAGTAGCCCAAAACTAG
- a CDS encoding GyrI-like domain-containing protein: protein MAKKIALTATALLVAGLLWYLFIMPQDYLVRFHTKALPGTVNQIVKFWAGQKGNASFVQQKSLGDFTSTLTQADTTLTFRWEISRENDSTSLVKVKISDHAHSLKNRIGLPFSDTDFEKRSKSTVKEVYTLLQEHLSEFKTKVVGEAVIPEKYCLCVPLENTQLKKVTGMMQYYSKLSNFVAKNGMEPNGRPMVEVENWNTENDSIVYNFCFPIIKTDSLPQEKGIIYKQIKERKALKAIYNGNYLTSDRAWYALLDYAERNDIPLVKTPLEVFHSNPNMGGNELDWKTEIFMPIKEQK from the coding sequence ATGGCGAAAAAAATAGCTCTGACCGCAACCGCCCTTTTGGTAGCGGGACTCCTCTGGTATCTTTTTATCATGCCCCAAGATTATCTGGTCCGCTTTCACACAAAGGCCTTGCCCGGCACGGTAAACCAGATCGTAAAATTCTGGGCCGGCCAAAAGGGGAATGCTTCCTTTGTGCAGCAAAAAAGCCTGGGGGACTTCACCAGTACACTTACCCAGGCGGATACCACGCTGACCTTTCGTTGGGAAATAAGCCGGGAAAACGACTCGACTTCCCTTGTAAAAGTCAAGATTTCCGACCATGCGCACAGCTTAAAGAACAGAATAGGGCTTCCCTTCTCCGACACCGATTTTGAAAAGCGGAGCAAAAGCACCGTTAAGGAAGTATACACGCTTTTACAGGAACATCTTTCCGAGTTTAAGACCAAAGTTGTGGGCGAAGCGGTCATCCCTGAAAAATACTGCCTCTGTGTGCCCTTGGAGAACACCCAGCTAAAGAAGGTGACCGGCATGATGCAGTACTACTCAAAATTGAGCAACTTTGTGGCCAAGAACGGTATGGAACCAAATGGCCGCCCCATGGTAGAGGTCGAAAACTGGAATACCGAAAACGACAGTATCGTCTACAACTTTTGTTTTCCCATCATCAAAACCGACAGTCTACCCCAAGAAAAGGGTATCATCTATAAACAAATCAAGGAAAGAAAGGCCCTAAAGGCCATTTATAACGGTAATTACCTGACTTCCGATCGTGCTTGGTACGCTTTGCTAGATTATGCCGAACGGAACGACATACCCCTTGTAAAAACGCCTTTGGAAGTCTTCCACTCCAATCCCAATATGGGCGGAAACGAGTTGGACTGGAAAACGGAAATTTTCATGCCTATAAAAGAGCAAAAATAG
- a CDS encoding Pycsar system effector family protein — MPDLLSKTEEFATHLLAKDLDTNYLYHNLRHTQRVVKSTKELLDYYNLNTKDSDAITLAAWLHDTGYTKGAENHEENSCIIAREFLTDQNCDPQTIETVCSLIMATKKGYEPQNLMEEIMRDADASHLARSSYDETCEMLREELALLGIAEITPKEWRRANIKMFQTEHRFYTDYAIKHWQEGKDANLKKLVKRDKKQKKVRKKEELKVQLKNQSPERGIQTMFRVTMRNHLKLSDIADTKANILLSVNAIIISLMLTNLIPKLDNPSNDYLVIPAGIFVLFSVTSMIMSIMATRPNVTSGEFTKEDVNQKKVNLLFFGNFHKMKLEDYEWAIQELIKDQKYVYASLTKDLYFLGLVLDRKYKLLRWTYTVFMIGMTLSVIAFFVALKFYGPERIIELPH, encoded by the coding sequence ATGCCGGATTTACTATCGAAAACCGAGGAATTTGCAACTCATCTACTCGCCAAAGATTTAGATACCAATTACTTATACCACAATCTTAGACATACGCAACGCGTGGTCAAAAGTACTAAAGAATTACTGGACTATTATAACTTAAATACCAAGGATAGTGATGCAATAACCCTTGCCGCGTGGTTACATGATACCGGTTATACAAAAGGCGCAGAAAACCACGAGGAAAACAGCTGTATCATAGCCAGAGAATTTCTTACGGACCAAAATTGCGACCCACAGACCATAGAAACGGTCTGCAGTCTTATTATGGCTACCAAGAAGGGCTACGAGCCACAAAACCTGATGGAAGAAATAATGCGTGATGCCGATGCATCGCATTTGGCCCGATCAAGTTATGATGAAACCTGTGAAATGTTACGGGAAGAGTTAGCCTTATTGGGCATTGCCGAAATCACACCAAAGGAGTGGCGCCGCGCCAACATTAAAATGTTTCAGACCGAACATCGTTTTTATACCGATTATGCCATAAAACATTGGCAAGAAGGCAAGGACGCGAACCTCAAGAAATTGGTAAAGCGTGATAAAAAGCAAAAAAAGGTCCGTAAAAAAGAAGAACTTAAGGTCCAATTAAAGAACCAAAGTCCGGAAAGGGGTATACAGACCATGTTCAGGGTGACCATGCGGAACCACCTGAAGTTAAGTGATATTGCCGATACCAAGGCCAATATCCTTTTGTCGGTCAACGCGATTATCATTTCGTTGATGCTAACCAACCTCATCCCAAAACTAGATAACCCTTCCAATGACTATCTGGTCATTCCGGCAGGTATTTTTGTGCTTTTCAGCGTTACCTCTATGATCATGTCGATTATGGCGACGCGCCCGAACGTTACCAGTGGGGAATTTACCAAAGAGGATGTCAACCAGAAAAAAGTAAACCTCTTGTTCTTCGGCAACTTCCATAAGATGAAGCTCGAAGATTATGAGTGGGCCATTCAAGAGTTGATCAAAGACCAGAAGTACGTCTATGCTTCATTGACCAAGGATCTTTATTTTCTCGGACTTGTTTTGGATAGGAAGTACAAACTTTTGCGTTGGACGTATACCGTATTTATGATTGGAATGACGTTATCGGTTATAGCTTTTTTCGTGGCCTTGAAATTCTACGGCCCCGAAAGAATAATTGAATTGCCCCACTAG